Proteins from a genomic interval of Phenylobacterium sp. LH3H17:
- a CDS encoding AMP-binding protein — MSDEMISLGAKLKLLAELKPDAPAVSCGDTTLTYSQFHKLTNRAARGLLAHGVKLGDLVTLGLPNSTDFAVACWAMWKVGATPQPVAFRLPKAELEAIIELANTPVVIAEFEHQIDRPMLSVSDLLALSDDDSDLPDVTAPVSKAPTSGGSTGRPKLILAGQPGVSTREIPEVGGWRLKADSIALLPAPLYHNAGFGMMMAAFAMGAHMVLLPRFEAEATLAAIEKHKATWVYLVPTMMNRIWHLPQEVRDRYDLSSLETLWHLAAPCPAWLKEAFIHWVGAETVMELYAGTEAQAVTTISGAEWLEHRGSVGKVSAGEMMAVGDDGQPLPPREVGEIYMRRAAGAAPTYKYLGATAKTLPGDWESLGDIGWFDEDGYLYLADRRTDMILVGGSNVYPAEIEAALEEHPDVQSCAVIGIPDDDLGNKIHAIVQTKGARDEESIRAHLASRLVTYKQPRTYEFVDEPLRDDAGKVRRTALRDERIAKLKASQPA, encoded by the coding sequence ATGTCTGACGAGATGATCTCGCTCGGCGCCAAGCTGAAACTGCTGGCCGAGCTGAAGCCCGACGCCCCGGCGGTGAGCTGCGGCGACACCACCCTGACCTATTCGCAGTTCCACAAGCTGACCAACCGCGCCGCGCGGGGCCTGCTCGCCCACGGCGTGAAGCTGGGCGATCTGGTGACGCTGGGCCTGCCCAATTCGACCGACTTCGCGGTGGCCTGCTGGGCCATGTGGAAGGTGGGCGCCACGCCGCAGCCGGTGGCCTTCCGCCTGCCCAAGGCCGAGCTGGAAGCGATCATCGAGCTGGCGAACACGCCGGTGGTCATCGCCGAGTTCGAGCATCAGATCGACCGGCCGATGCTGTCGGTCTCCGACCTGCTGGCGCTCTCCGACGACGACAGCGACCTGCCCGACGTCACCGCCCCGGTCTCCAAGGCGCCGACCAGCGGCGGCTCCACCGGACGGCCCAAGCTGATCCTGGCCGGTCAGCCCGGGGTCAGCACCAGGGAGATCCCGGAGGTCGGCGGCTGGCGGCTGAAGGCGGACTCCATCGCCCTGCTGCCCGCGCCGCTCTATCACAACGCCGGCTTCGGCATGATGATGGCGGCCTTCGCCATGGGCGCGCACATGGTGCTGCTGCCGCGCTTCGAGGCCGAGGCGACCCTGGCCGCCATCGAAAAGCACAAGGCGACCTGGGTCTATCTGGTCCCCACCATGATGAACCGCATCTGGCACCTGCCTCAGGAGGTGCGCGACCGCTACGACCTCTCGTCGCTGGAGACGCTCTGGCACCTGGCCGCGCCCTGCCCGGCCTGGCTGAAGGAGGCCTTCATCCACTGGGTGGGAGCCGAGACGGTGATGGAGCTCTATGCCGGCACCGAGGCCCAGGCGGTGACCACCATCTCCGGCGCCGAGTGGCTGGAGCATCGGGGCTCGGTCGGTAAGGTCAGCGCCGGAGAAATGATGGCGGTGGGCGACGACGGCCAGCCCCTGCCCCCCCGCGAGGTGGGCGAGATCTACATGCGCCGCGCCGCCGGCGCCGCCCCGACCTACAAGTATCTGGGCGCCACGGCCAAGACCCTGCCCGGCGACTGGGAGAGCCTGGGCGACATCGGCTGGTTCGACGAGGACGGCTATCTCTACCTGGCCGACCGGCGCACCGACATGATCCTGGTGGGCGGCTCCAACGTCTATCCGGCCGAGATCGAGGCGGCGCTGGAGGAGCACCCCGACGTGCAGTCCTGCGCGGTGATCGGCATCCCCGACGACGATCTGGGGAACAAGATCCACGCCATCGTCCAGACCAAGGGCGCGCGCGACGAGGAGAGCATCCGGGCGCACCTGGCGTCCCGCCTGGTCACCTACAAGCAGCCGCGAACCTACGAGTTCGTCGATGAACCCCTGCGCGACGACGCCGGCAAGGTGCGCCGCACGGCCCTGCGCGATGAGCGGATCGCCAAACTGAAGGCATCCCAGCCGGCATAG